The Caballeronia sp. TF1N1 genome has a segment encoding these proteins:
- a CDS encoding DNA polymerase, translating to MRHHVWEQQPTYPVCLLVGQIQVSEIERIYFPSGSKVDKEDVMVLDLHFTGKKTPVGEMKRYINEQLQEVIDDNKCQYILVADAGYFKLLTGESKADANLGYVLDSKFGPQKVVYIPSHKTAFHDPKGCRDRVGQAMDALVGHVTGAYYKPGYGLIKFADYPDTDEEIAAWLDRILDMHVPITVDIETFSLKHYSAGIGTITLCWNQGEGIAFPVDYVPIEGATAAPFGVQVRNERRRELLRYFFEQLGERAIYHRIAFDVYVLIYQLYMKDITDTEGLLLGMKVMLRNWDCSLLVTYFATNSCAGNDLSLKTQAQAFAGNYAQDEIEDITKIPLSQLLEYNLIDGLSTWYTYDKHYPTMVSDNQLDIYESLFKPGIKDIIQMQLTGMPVYMPAVDEVATALQAVYDDVMLRLAGTNVIAKFEYRLKEKYIEKKHAEWKKKRITLAEVPDEVVFNPRSNPQMQDLLYGMLGLPVIAHTKTGLPSCDGDTIEKLRNHTKDADVLDMLAALQDHAAVDKILTSFIPALKNAQRGPDGWWYLFGNYNLGGTVSGRLSSNDPNMQNLPANVAMAISAALLAAYPVLAKFVKKGKLSLGKLIKYCFQAPPGWIFCGLDFASLEDRISALTTKDPNKLKVYTDGYDGHCLRSYAYFPEKMPDIDPNSVASINSIEVKYKDYRQDSKAPTFALTYQGTFSTLMKNCGFSLTLAMSIEAAYKSLYHVSIKWVQDKLDQAAKDGYVTAAFGLRVRTPRLAQVIRGTSKTPREAEAEGRTAGNALGQSWCLLNTRACMEFMGKVRQSQYRLDIRPVSHIHDAQYYLVREDLGALAYMNKHLVKAVQWQDHPDIWHDEVKLGGELSVFFPSWADEIGIPNGVGEEEIADILTAEPA from the coding sequence ATGCGCCACCACGTCTGGGAGCAACAGCCCACCTACCCCGTCTGCCTCTTGGTCGGACAGATCCAGGTCAGCGAGATCGAGCGGATCTACTTTCCCTCTGGCTCGAAGGTGGACAAGGAAGACGTGATGGTGCTGGACCTGCACTTCACCGGCAAGAAGACGCCGGTGGGCGAGATGAAGCGCTACATCAACGAGCAGTTGCAGGAAGTCATCGACGACAACAAGTGCCAGTACATTCTGGTGGCCGATGCGGGCTACTTCAAGCTGCTCACCGGCGAGAGCAAGGCCGATGCGAATCTGGGCTACGTCCTAGATTCCAAGTTTGGACCCCAAAAGGTGGTCTACATTCCGTCGCACAAGACCGCGTTCCATGACCCGAAGGGTTGTCGGGACCGAGTCGGGCAAGCCATGGATGCACTCGTGGGGCACGTGACAGGCGCTTACTATAAGCCTGGATATGGCCTCATCAAGTTCGCGGATTATCCCGACACCGACGAAGAAATCGCCGCCTGGCTCGACCGCATCCTGGACATGCACGTGCCCATCACGGTGGACATCGAGACGTTCAGTCTTAAGCACTACAGTGCCGGGATCGGAACGATCACGCTCTGCTGGAACCAGGGAGAAGGAATCGCCTTCCCGGTCGATTACGTCCCCATCGAGGGGGCCACCGCTGCGCCGTTCGGCGTTCAGGTGCGCAATGAACGGCGACGTGAGTTGCTCAGGTACTTCTTTGAGCAGCTTGGTGAGCGTGCGATCTACCATCGGATTGCCTTTGACGTGTATGTGTTGATTTATCAACTCTACATGAAAGACATCACCGACACGGAAGGTTTGCTCCTAGGCATGAAGGTCATGCTCCGGAACTGGGACTGCTCGCTGCTCGTCACGTACTTTGCGACGAATTCCTGTGCCGGTAACGATCTGAGTTTGAAGACGCAGGCACAGGCATTCGCCGGCAACTACGCGCAGGACGAGATCGAGGACATCACCAAGATCCCACTGTCGCAGTTGCTGGAGTACAACCTGATCGACGGACTGTCCACCTGGTACACGTATGACAAGCACTATCCGACCATGGTGTCGGACAACCAGCTCGACATCTACGAGAGCCTGTTCAAGCCCGGCATCAAGGACATCATCCAGATGCAGTTGACGGGCATGCCCGTCTACATGCCGGCCGTCGATGAAGTGGCGACCGCATTGCAGGCCGTCTACGACGATGTGATGTTGCGCCTGGCTGGCACGAACGTGATTGCCAAGTTCGAGTACCGGTTGAAGGAAAAGTACATCGAGAAGAAGCACGCTGAGTGGAAGAAGAAACGCATCACGCTGGCCGAAGTGCCGGATGAGGTGGTCTTCAATCCTCGGAGCAATCCGCAGATGCAGGACTTGCTGTATGGCATGTTGGGCTTGCCAGTCATTGCGCACACCAAAACAGGACTTCCCTCCTGTGACGGTGACACGATTGAGAAGCTGCGCAACCATACGAAAGATGCGGACGTGCTCGACATGCTGGCGGCGTTGCAGGACCACGCAGCGGTGGACAAGATTCTGACGAGCTTCATCCCGGCGCTGAAGAATGCGCAACGGGGACCGGACGGCTGGTGGTATCTGTTCGGCAACTACAACCTGGGCGGCACGGTCTCGGGCCGACTCAGCTCGAACGATCCGAACATGCAGAATCTGCCGGCCAACGTCGCCATGGCGATCTCGGCAGCGCTTCTGGCCGCCTATCCGGTGCTGGCCAAGTTCGTGAAGAAGGGCAAGCTGTCTCTGGGCAAGCTGATCAAGTATTGCTTCCAGGCGCCGCCTGGATGGATCTTCTGTGGACTGGACTTCGCCTCGCTTGAGGACCGCATCAGTGCGCTCACGACCAAGGATCCGAACAAGCTGAAGGTGTACACCGACGGCTACGACGGACACTGTCTGCGTTCCTATGCGTATTTCCCGGAGAAGATGCCGGACATCGACCCCAACTCGGTGGCCAGCATCAACTCCATCGAGGTGAAGTACAAGGACTACCGGCAAGACTCGAAGGCACCGACCTTTGCCCTGACCTATCAGGGCACCTTCTCGACGCTCATGAAGAACTGTGGCTTCTCGCTCACGCTCGCCATGTCCATCGAGGCGGCCTACAAGTCGCTCTACCACGTGTCGATCAAGTGGGTGCAGGACAAGCTCGACCAGGCGGCCAAGGATGGCTACGTCACGGCGGCCTTCGGGCTGCGGGTGCGTACTCCTCGTCTGGCTCAGGTGATCCGGGGCACGAGCAAGACGCCCAGGGAAGCCGAGGCCGAAGGCCGCACGGCCGGCAATGCGCTTGGCCAGAGCTGGTGTCTGCTCAATACGCGTGCCTGCATGGAGTTCATGGGCAAGGTGCGGCAGTCGCAATACCGTCTGGACATTCGGCCGGTCTCGCACATCCACGATGCGCAGTATTACCTGGTCCGGGAGGATCTGGGTGCGCTCGCCTACATGAACAAGCACCTGGTGAAGGCCGTGCAGTGGCAGGACCACCCAGACATCTGGCACGACGAGGTCAAGCTCGGTGGCGAACTGTCGGTGTTTTTCCCGAGCTGGGCGGACGAGATCGGTATCCCGAACGGCGTCGGGGAGGAAGAAATTGCGGACATTTTGACCGCAGAGCCAGCCTAG
- a CDS encoding primase C-terminal domain-containing protein yields the protein MIDLTGVTHHPAIEEMVDVLCNKTQNTDRGFFRTEVAYFLGKLASNMRATIVTKDRGEIPVNIYALALATSGYGKGHSVNIVENEFMAGFKERFMEDTMAVIADKHLWTIANNRAVRNASDPNEEFEAVKGEYTRAGHYAFTFDSGTVPAVKQLRNKLILAQAGSINLQIDEIGSNLIKEVEVLNLFLELYDQGLVKQKLTKNTAENTRGQEMDGKTPTNMLLFGTPSKLLDGSITEDAFYSMLETGYARRCLFGWGHQVTKPETKETAEAIYKKLTAPSNDVNVKKWANHFHDLADPAMHGWRMDVEEPVGVRLIQYRLACEAAAALMPEHEDVRKAELGHRYWKAIKLAGALAFVDKSMTVEMDHLMSAILLTEECGKSFEQILNREKAYVKLAKYIATCGKEVTHADLHENLPYYKTGQAARNEMMTMAIAHGYKNHIIIKKSFADGIELFRGETLQETNLDEVTVSYGEHWAYNYLSEKIPFDQLHVLTNGAQDDGSPLHWCNHRLKDGHRAEENVVPGFNLVVLDVDGGVSLDVVHELMKEYKFMTYTTKRHQKDGNGDRFRLILPINYRLDLSSDEYKAFMNSIMEWLPFPTDEAANQRSKKWESFAAGQYHYNMDGEILDALPFIPKTAKNEAHNEEMKKIASMDNLERWFAQRIATGNRNNNLLKYAMALVDSGLDLLQVTEAVSSFNAKLSNGLTDDELRQTIFVSVAKRFNKKAA from the coding sequence ATGATTGATCTCACCGGAGTTACCCACCACCCGGCCATCGAAGAGATGGTCGATGTGCTCTGCAATAAAACGCAGAACACGGATCGCGGATTCTTCCGCACTGAAGTTGCCTACTTCCTGGGCAAGCTCGCCAGCAACATGCGAGCGACGATTGTCACGAAAGACCGTGGTGAAATTCCGGTGAACATCTACGCACTGGCACTCGCCACGTCGGGCTACGGCAAGGGCCACTCGGTCAACATCGTCGAGAACGAATTCATGGCCGGCTTCAAAGAGCGGTTCATGGAAGACACGATGGCCGTGATCGCCGACAAGCATCTGTGGACCATCGCCAACAACCGGGCTGTGCGCAACGCTTCCGACCCGAACGAAGAGTTCGAGGCGGTCAAGGGCGAGTACACGCGTGCGGGGCACTACGCCTTCACGTTCGACTCAGGCACGGTGCCGGCTGTCAAGCAGTTGCGCAACAAGCTGATCCTCGCGCAGGCAGGCTCGATCAATCTTCAGATCGACGAGATCGGGTCCAACCTGATCAAGGAAGTCGAAGTGTTGAACCTGTTTCTGGAGCTATACGACCAGGGGCTGGTCAAGCAGAAACTTACCAAGAACACGGCGGAAAACACCCGTGGGCAGGAAATGGACGGCAAGACGCCGACCAACATGCTGCTCTTCGGTACGCCTTCCAAGCTGCTCGACGGCTCCATCACCGAGGATGCTTTCTACTCGATGCTGGAGACGGGCTATGCACGGCGGTGCCTGTTCGGGTGGGGCCATCAGGTCACCAAGCCCGAGACGAAGGAAACGGCTGAAGCGATCTACAAGAAGCTCACCGCCCCCTCGAACGACGTTAACGTGAAGAAGTGGGCCAACCACTTCCACGACTTGGCGGACCCCGCCATGCACGGCTGGCGCATGGATGTCGAGGAACCGGTGGGCGTGCGTCTGATCCAGTATCGCTTGGCCTGCGAAGCGGCGGCCGCACTCATGCCCGAGCACGAGGATGTGCGCAAGGCAGAACTAGGCCACCGCTACTGGAAGGCGATCAAGCTCGCCGGTGCCTTGGCGTTCGTCGATAAGTCGATGACCGTCGAGATGGACCACCTGATGAGCGCCATTCTTCTGACCGAGGAATGCGGCAAGAGCTTCGAGCAGATCCTGAACCGCGAGAAGGCCTACGTGAAGCTGGCGAAGTACATCGCCACCTGCGGCAAGGAAGTCACGCACGCGGATCTGCACGAGAACCTGCCGTATTACAAGACTGGCCAGGCGGCACGCAACGAGATGATGACGATGGCCATTGCCCATGGCTACAAGAACCACATCATCATCAAGAAGTCATTCGCCGACGGCATCGAGCTGTTCAGAGGTGAGACTTTGCAGGAGACCAATCTCGACGAGGTGACGGTCTCCTATGGCGAGCACTGGGCCTACAACTATCTGTCGGAAAAGATCCCGTTCGATCAGTTGCACGTGCTCACCAACGGCGCGCAGGACGATGGCTCGCCGCTGCACTGGTGCAATCACCGTCTGAAGGATGGCCACCGGGCCGAGGAGAACGTCGTTCCGGGCTTCAACCTCGTGGTGCTGGATGTCGATGGCGGCGTGTCCCTGGATGTCGTGCATGAGCTGATGAAGGAATACAAGTTCATGACCTACACGACCAAGCGTCACCAGAAGGATGGTAATGGCGACCGCTTCCGGCTGATCCTGCCGATCAACTATCGGCTGGATCTGTCCTCGGACGAGTACAAGGCCTTCATGAATTCCATCATGGAGTGGCTGCCGTTCCCGACCGATGAAGCCGCGAACCAGAGAAGCAAGAAGTGGGAGAGCTTCGCGGCCGGCCAGTACCACTACAACATGGACGGCGAGATTCTCGACGCCCTGCCCTTCATCCCGAAGACCGCCAAGAACGAGGCGCATAACGAGGAGATGAAGAAGATCGCCTCGATGGACAACCTCGAACGGTGGTTTGCGCAGCGCATCGCCACGGGCAATCGCAACAACAACTTGCTCAAGTACGCCATGGCCTTGGTGGACTCGGGGCTGGACCTGTTGCAGGTGACCGAAGCGGTGTCCTCGTTCAACGCCAAGCTCAGCAACGGGCTGACGGACGACGAGTTGCGCCAGACGATCTTCGTGTCGGTGGCGAAGCGGTTCAACAAGAAGGCAGCTTAA
- a CDS encoding AAA family ATPase, translating to MFGVGEVSPRHSQEEFMAQNKNIVLIMGKPNTGKTTSLRNLEQDAMVYLNADLKETPFRDHFMASVEIADAYEVLNHIDEIEQTNEVKGAVLDTVTFLMSMFERQYVVGAVNTQAAWGAYGNFYRDLIHKIKAGTKDYAIMAHEDTIVNEETSTFETKVPIKGAVGKIGVEADFTTVLATKQMPIKKLEGIENDLLHITDEEREDGVKYVFATRVTKETQGGKMRSAMGLWKRNELYIDNDLKQVFDRLKSYYG from the coding sequence TTGTTCGGGGTTGGCGAGGTCTCGCCACGACACTCTCAAGAGGAATTTATGGCTCAGAACAAGAACATTGTCCTGATCATGGGTAAGCCGAACACGGGGAAAACCACCTCGCTTCGCAACCTGGAGCAGGACGCAATGGTGTACCTCAACGCCGACCTGAAGGAAACCCCATTCCGGGACCACTTCATGGCCAGCGTCGAAATCGCAGATGCGTATGAAGTTCTCAACCACATCGACGAAATCGAGCAGACAAACGAAGTGAAAGGCGCCGTGCTGGATACGGTCACCTTCCTGATGTCGATGTTCGAGCGCCAGTACGTGGTAGGCGCAGTCAACACGCAAGCCGCGTGGGGTGCCTACGGCAACTTCTATCGTGACCTGATCCACAAGATCAAGGCCGGTACGAAGGACTACGCAATCATGGCCCACGAAGACACCATCGTGAACGAAGAAACCTCGACGTTCGAGACGAAGGTGCCCATCAAGGGCGCCGTCGGCAAGATCGGCGTGGAGGCGGACTTCACCACCGTCTTGGCCACCAAGCAGATGCCGATCAAGAAGCTCGAAGGCATCGAGAACGATCTGCTGCACATCACCGACGAGGAGCGCGAAGACGGCGTGAAGTATGTCTTCGCAACTCGCGTCACCAAGGAGACCCAGGGCGGAAAGATGCGCTCGGCCATGGGCCTCTGGAAACGCAACGAGCTTTATATCGACAACGATCTGAAGCAAGTGTTTGACCGGCTGAAGTCGTACTACGGCTGA